The DNA segment TTGAACTCGCTGTGAAGATGCAGTGTACCCGCGGCAAGACGGAAAGACCCCGTGAACCTTTACTATAGCTTGACACTGAACATTGAGCCTTGATGTGTAGGATAGGTGGGAGGCTTTGAAGCGTGGACGCCAGTCTGCGTGGAGCCAACCTTGAAATACCACCCTTTAATGTTTGATGTTCTAACTCCGGTCCCTAATCGGGATTGAGGACAGTGTCTGGTGGGTAGTTTGACTGGGGCGGTCTCCTCCTAAAGAGTAACGGAGGAGCACGAAGGTTAGCTAATCACGGTCGGACATCGTGAGGTTAGTGCAATGGCATAAGCTAGCTTGACTGCGAGAGTGACGGCTCGAGCAGGTACGAAAGTAGGTCATAGTGATCCGGTGGTTCTGAATGGAAGGGCCATCGCTCAACGGATAAAAGGTACTCCGGGGATAACAGGCTGATACCGCCCAAGAGTTCATATCGACGGCGGTGTTTGGCACCTCGATGTCGGCTCATCACATCCTGGGGCTGAAGTAGGTCCCAAGGGTATGGCTGTTCGCCATTTAAAGTGGTACGCGAGCTGGGTTTAGAACGTCGTGAGACAGTTCGGTCCCTATCTGCCGTGGGCGTTGGAAGATTGAGAGGGGCTGCTCCTAGTACGAGAGGACCGGAGTGGACGCATCACTGGTGTTCGGGTTGTCATGCCAATGGCATTGCCCGGTAGCTAAATGCGGAAAAGATAAGCGCTGAAAGCATCTAAGCGCGAAACTTGCCTCGAGATGAGTCTTCCCTGAGACCTTGAGTCTCCTAAAGGAACGTTTAAGACTAAGACGTTGATAGGCTGGGTGTGTAAGCGTAGCGATACGTTGAGCTAACCAGTACTAATGATCCGTGAGGCTTAACCTTACAACACCGAAGGTGTTTTAAGACGCAGAGACGCGAAAACACAAAGAGTAAGCTTGTTGAACAGATTGGATTGACTGGTGAGCTGTAGAGATACGGAGCACGGGTTAATTAACAGAATATGCCTGGCGGCGATAGCGCGGTGGTCCCACCTGACCCCATGCCGAACTCAGAAGTGAAACGCCGTAGCGCCGATGGTAGTGTGGGGTCTCCCCATGCGAGAGTAGGGAACTGCCAGGCTTTAAATTCGTTCCTTTTCCTTTGACACGGAAAATAGCAGGAACAAACTGACATCAGACGAATGCTGATGTGAGAGAAAGAATCGGTGGAGCGGTAGTTCAGTTGGTTAGAATACCTGCCTGTCACGCAGGGGGTCGCGGGTTCGAGCCCCGTCCGTTCCGCCACTTATTTATGTTATGCCTGCTTGAACGCAGGGGTAATAGTAAGCGTTCTTTAGGGGCGTAGCTCAGTTGGTAGAGCACCGGTCTCCAAAACCGGGTGTCGCGAGTTCGAGTCTCTCCGCCCCTGCCATACAAATAGCCTTCCGCTTGCGGAGGGCTTTTTTGCGTTTTAGCGCAGAAAAAACTTAAAATTAAGACTTACCCTTCAGCGGTTTTCCAAAATACCTACCTAAATGTTCTAAGTTGTTGGGGCAATTTCATACTATCACCCCCAACATTGACGCTCTACAATGCCAAAAATGACTTTGGCTGCTCTAGATGATAATTTATCAACGACTGCGTTAAATACTTAATCTCCTCTTTCCTGTCACTGTTGTGGAGCCATACGGCGTAAATTGGCCGCGTTAGGGCTTCCTGAGAGCTATCAACTTGGAAGTGATTCGGATGCCAATGTGCTGGGAAAAATGCTCTTCCTCCTGCTTGGATCATGACCTGTTCGGCAAGCGCGATTGAGCTGGTCGTTAACATTGGGGGATTATTGTTGCTAGTAAGCTGTTCATCAAAACGGGCAAAATCCGCCCCCCACTCTAAGCGAATATAGGGAAGGTCATCGGTTGCTCCTTCTCCTGCGGATGTAAGAAGTTGCAGTGTGAACTCGCCGACTTTTTCTGTTGATAGCTCCTCCATCTTTGGGACCTCTGTTGTTATCAGTAGGTCCAGATGGCGTTCATGCAGCTGTCTAACATGGGTATGTCTTTGTCCAATACGAGCTTCAAGCAAGAGTTCAGGTTTATGCTTATAGACGCCTGCTAGCCATGAGATAAGCAGCGATTCCCACATCATTGCTGGAGCACCAATCGATAATTCTTTGTGCTGTCGGCTCTTAAGAACTTCTTTTTTAGCCAATAGCCATGTTTCCATCAGTTTTTCTGCGTACGGAACCAGACGTTCTCCTGCCTCGGTTAGCTGGATATTATTGCGGTGGCGAGTGAAAAGATCGGCACCAACTTGTGTTTCAAGCTGACGAATACGGAAGCTAACCGCTGATTGTGTTAGATAAAGCGTTTCAGCGGCTTTGCCAAAGTGTCTTGTTCTGCTCACTTCTAAGAAGGTTTTTAGTAATTCGCTATCCACTGTCTCTCCAATAAAAATATTAATCATGATGATTTAAATGTTTTGTTTTACACGTTGTCAAGCCTAACTAATACTCCGCGCCATAAGTGGTACAGCAATAAGAAAATTTAGGAGTGTGTCAGATGGCGGAAAGCTTCAGTACCAATCATCGTTTTTTTGACAATAAACATTATCCTCGTGGTTTTTCACGTCACGGCGATTTCACAATTAAAGAAGCTCAGGTTCTTGAGCGTTTTGGTTATGCGTTTAACGAGCTCGATTTAGGGACTCGTGAGCCACAAACTGAAGAAGAACAACTCTTTGTTGCTGTATGCCGTGGCGAACGTCAGCCTGCGACAGAAGCAGAGAAGATTTGGTCGAAGTATATTGCACGCATTCGTCGTCCTAAGCGTTTCCACACCTTGTCCGGCGGTAAACCGCAGATGGATACGGTGGAAGAATACACTGACAGTGATGACTAAAAACTCGGGGCCTTTGGCCCCGTTTTTTATTGCAGTGCCTGATGGAGATGTTGGATTAAACGATCCATTGAGCGATAGCTGAGTGCCTCTGCAATATGAATTCGGCTGATGTTGTCACTTTGTGCAAGATCTGCAATAGAACGAGCAACTTTTAGTATTCGATGCCAAGCCCTAACCGATAATCCCATCTTCTCTAGCGCTTGTTCCAGAAATGCCGCATCTTCTTGAGATAGTGAGCATACCCTATCCATCTCTTTGCCTGCCAAGTGTGCGTTGAGCTTTCCCGATCGTTGATACTGTTTTTCTCGTGCTAAACAGACTCGTTGGCGAATAACCTCGCTGCTTTCTCCAACGCGTTTTTGAATGCTAAGAACGCCTGCGGGTAACAATGGCACTTCAATAGAGAGGTCAAAACGATCTAAAAATGGGCCTGATAAGCGGGATAGATATTTGAGTATCTGCTGTGGTGGTGTACGAGCATGAATGCCTTTGTAATGTCCTGTCGGACTTGGATTCATAGCAGCAACTAATTGTACCCTTGCAGGGAAAGTGACTTTTGCCAGTGCCCTAGAAATACATGCTTCGCCAGACTCAAGCGGTTCGCGCAGAGCATCCAACACTCGCCGTTCAAACTCGGGCAGTTCATCCAAAAATAATACCCCGTTATGTGCCAGAGAAATCTCTCCGGGTCTTGGCAAAGACCCACCTCCAATGAGTGCTGCCATTGAAGCACTGTGATGTGGGGTTCTAAATGGCCGCTGGTAACAAGATTGCCCCGTGGTTGATTGATGTACCAAACTAGCGACCGCCGCACTCTCTAAAGCCTCTTCGGTGGTTAACGGTGGCAATATGCTATTAAGGCGGCTGGCTAACATAGTTTTCCCTGTGCCGGGTGGCCCCAATAACAATAAGTTGTGGCCGCCTGTGGCGGCGATTTCTAAAGCTCTTCGTGCCTGTTCTTGGCCAATAATATCCCGCATATCCTTTGTGTTGGGAGATTGGGAGGATAGCTGAGAGACCTTCGGTGGTAGAAGCGGTGATTCACCGCTGAGATAATCACAAACCTGAAGAAGATGATTGGCAATGAGATGGGGCTGTTGTTCTCCAAGCAGGCCAAGCTCTTCCTCATTTTCCTCTGGTGCGATTAATTTACGCTGATGATGCTGTGCGGCCATAGCTGCTGGTATAGC comes from the Hafnia alvei genome and includes:
- a CDS encoding YifB family Mg chelatase-like AAA ATPase → MSVAMINTRAAIGVQAPAVSVEAHISTGLPGFTLVGLPEATVKEAKDRVRSAIINCGFTFPAKRITVNLAPADLPKEGGRYDLPIAIAILIASEQLSATSVEGLELLGELGLSGALRRIQGAIPAAMAAQHHQRKLIAPEENEEELGLLGEQQPHLIANHLLQVCDYLSGESPLLPPKVSQLSSQSPNTKDMRDIIGQEQARRALEIAATGGHNLLLLGPPGTGKTMLASRLNSILPPLTTEEALESAAVASLVHQSTTGQSCYQRPFRTPHHSASMAALIGGGSLPRPGEISLAHNGVLFLDELPEFERRVLDALREPLESGEACISRALAKVTFPARVQLVAAMNPSPTGHYKGIHARTPPQQILKYLSRLSGPFLDRFDLSIEVPLLPAGVLSIQKRVGESSEVIRQRVCLAREKQYQRSGKLNAHLAGKEMDRVCSLSQEDAAFLEQALEKMGLSVRAWHRILKVARSIADLAQSDNISRIHIAEALSYRSMDRLIQHLHQALQ
- the hdfR gene encoding HTH-type transcriptional regulator HdfR; the protein is MDSELLKTFLEVSRTRHFGKAAETLYLTQSAVSFRIRQLETQVGADLFTRHRNNIQLTEAGERLVPYAEKLMETWLLAKKEVLKSRQHKELSIGAPAMMWESLLISWLAGVYKHKPELLLEARIGQRHTHVRQLHERHLDLLITTEVPKMEELSTEKVGEFTLQLLTSAGEGATDDLPYIRLEWGADFARFDEQLTSNNNPPMLTTSSIALAEQVMIQAGGRAFFPAHWHPNHFQVDSSQEALTRPIYAVWLHNSDRKEEIKYLTQSLINYHLEQPKSFLAL
- a CDS encoding DUF413 domain-containing protein → MAESFSTNHRFFDNKHYPRGFSRHGDFTIKEAQVLERFGYAFNELDLGTREPQTEEEQLFVAVCRGERQPATEAEKIWSKYIARIRRPKRFHTLSGGKPQMDTVEEYTDSDD